A single genomic interval of Halomonas sp. GT harbors:
- the rplC gene encoding 50S ribosomal protein L3 has product MTIGLVGKKAGMTRVFTEDGASVPVTVIEVDPNRVTRVKTLESDGYAAVQVTTGSRKAKHLTKAQAGQFAKAGVEAGRSLMEFRLAEGEESPEVGGELTVSLFEAGQMIDVTGTSKGKGFQGAVKRWNFRTQDNTHGNSLSHRAPGSIGMCQTPGRVFKGKKMAGQMGNARCTVQSLEIVRVDAERNLLLIKGAVPGATGSDVIVRSAVKAR; this is encoded by the coding sequence CTATCGGTTTAGTCGGTAAAAAGGCCGGGATGACCCGTGTCTTTACCGAAGATGGCGCTTCCGTGCCCGTGACCGTTATTGAAGTTGATCCTAACCGTGTAACGCGCGTTAAGACTCTCGAGTCTGACGGTTACGCAGCGGTTCAGGTCACCACAGGTTCTCGTAAAGCCAAGCACCTAACCAAGGCGCAAGCTGGTCAGTTTGCCAAGGCGGGTGTTGAGGCTGGTCGTTCACTAATGGAATTTCGTCTTGCAGAAGGCGAAGAATCTCCAGAAGTGGGTGGCGAACTCACCGTATCCCTCTTCGAAGCTGGTCAAATGATTGATGTGACCGGCACCTCTAAGGGTAAAGGCTTCCAGGGTGCTGTTAAGCGCTGGAATTTCCGTACCCAAGACAACACGCATGGTAACTCCCTGTCGCACCGCGCGCCGGGTTCTATCGGCATGTGTCAGACTCCGGGTCGCGTATTTAAAGGCAAGAAAATGGCCGGTCAAATGGGTAATGCCCGTTGCACCGTACAGAGCCTTGAAATCGTCCGTGTCGACGCCGAGCGTAACCTGCTGCTGATCAAAGGTGCTGTTCCGGGCGCGACCGGTAGCGATGTTATCGTTCGCAGCGCCGTGAAAGCTCGCTGA
- the rplD gene encoding 50S ribosomal protein L4, which produces MNLNLAAGTGTVEVADATFGKEFNEALVHQVVTAYLAGGRQGTRAQKNRSDVRGGGKKPWRQKGTGRARAGTIRSPLWRSGGVTFAARPQDHSQKVNRKMYRAAMRSILSELVRQERLIAVEEFSVEAPKTKQVAAKLKELNLEKVLIVTEEIDEKLYLAARNLPHVDVVDVAAADPVSLVAFDKVLVTVSALRKFEEKLA; this is translated from the coding sequence ATGAATCTGAATCTTGCTGCAGGCACGGGTACCGTTGAAGTAGCCGATGCCACTTTTGGCAAAGAATTCAACGAAGCGCTGGTTCACCAGGTGGTAACCGCCTATTTGGCTGGTGGCCGTCAAGGTACTCGCGCTCAAAAGAACCGTTCCGACGTACGTGGTGGTGGTAAGAAGCCGTGGCGTCAGAAGGGTACCGGTCGTGCACGTGCCGGTACTATCCGCTCTCCGCTATGGCGCAGCGGCGGCGTAACTTTCGCGGCGCGTCCTCAGGACCATAGCCAGAAAGTAAACCGCAAAATGTACCGTGCGGCGATGCGTTCCATCCTGTCTGAACTCGTTCGTCAAGAGCGTCTTATCGCTGTTGAAGAGTTCAGCGTTGAAGCGCCGAAGACCAAGCAGGTAGCTGCCAAGCTGAAAGAGCTCAACCTTGAGAAAGTGTTGATCGTCACTGAAGAAATTGACGAGAAGCTCTATCTGGCCGCACGCAACCTTCCCCACGTTGACGTGGTGGATGTCGCTGCAGCTGATCCGGTGAGCCTAGTGGCCTTTGATAAGGTTCTGGTCACCGTCTCCGCCCTGCGTAAATTCGAGGAGAAGCTGGCATGA